The Klebsiella quasivariicola region AATTATGAGCAACATTATTAAGCAACTTGAACAAGAACAGATGAAGCAGGACGTACCTTCCTTCCGTCCGGGTGATACCGTGGAAGTGAAAGTATGGGTTGTTGAAGGTTCCAAAAAACGTCTGCAGGCATTCGAGGGCGTGGTTATCGCTATTCGTAACCGCGGTCTGCACTCTGCATTCACTGTTCGCAAAATTTCCAACGGCGAAGGCGTTGAGCGTGTCTTCCAGACTCACTCTCCGGTAGTTGACAGCATTGCTGTTAAACGTCGTGGTGCTGTACGTAAAGCTAAACTGTACTACCTGCGTGAGCGCACTGGTAAGTCTGCTCGTATCAAAGAGCGTCTTAACTGATAACGCATTCGCGCTACATCCAAAGCGTGTTATAAAACAAGGGGTTAGCTATTTGCTAGCCCCTTTTTTATTGGTGATGGCGGCAAATTGGCGACAGAGATTGGCACGATGGCGGCAGATATAAAAAAACCTGCCGAAGCAGGTTAAAGCCAAAGTTGCTGTTGCTGGTTTCTGACGGGATGAGGAGGGGCAGGGTCAACAGCGCCCGGCTTCACAATGAATCTAGATAGCGTCTCAAAAGTTATAAATGTACATCCGCAATTGATGTTTTGGCACTGGTGATAACGTTCTTTCGTTTCGGTGCTAAGGTACCGGCTAGTGCGAGCATGCGCGGCGTTTTGGCATAACGGGCAGTGCATCATAATTATTCCCCCTGCTGGCGTATCTGAGGGAATGATAAACCCTTAAATTGCATTTGCAAATCACGATTTGCTTTTTCAATTCTCACTTTCCTCTGAGCTGTACTCTACATCAGAGAGTTTAACCTCAAGCTCTAAGCCCGTCGTGAAGCCGCTATTATTCAGATTGTGAGTCACCTTACTGATTAACCAAGATTGCTCGTCTATGACGCGCTTAAAGCCCGACACGCGCACCGGTACCTCAGGGAATAAATCAGCCCTACCAAGCGCCAGCGTAATTGAAAACTCCGCAACGCCTCGCTGCAGCTTATCCCACTTAGCCTGAGCGGCGCGCATTGCCTGCGCCTTGGAAGCGTAGACAGTCGTCAGCGCCAGCACGTTATCGGCCTCACCGGCCATATACTCACCCTCGCGCGCCTCCGGCTCTTTTTTGGCCTTTGTCTTTTTGCTAACCGGCTTTGCTTTCGGGTGCTCCAGTGCGCGCAGGTGCTTCTCTTTTGGCTTACGTTTCAGTGTTACTTTCTGCTTTTGCGGCTTCGGGTCTTTGGTGTGCAACCATTTTGCAGTTACGCCGGTATAAGCCCCACGGTCAGCAATGGCGAACTGATGACGGTCGCCATCGCTGCGGGTCAGGGTCATTTGCGGGACGGGCTTGCCGCTGGCGGTCATTGCACTACCTGCTTTCAGAAACAGGAGCTTACCCGCTTTCACTGACACCGCCGCCCCGTTGCGGTCAGCCAGCCTGGTCAGAAATACGGCGTCGGACTCCTGCGACTGGTCGATATGCGGTACCGGTATTTTTTTCAGTGAATCCGCGACACTGGCCGTCAGTTTATTGCGCTTTGCAATGGTGCTGACCAGCTCACCGAGGGTGGTGTCGTGCCACGATTCTTCACGCCGTGAATTGAGCGTTCCCCGAAAGTCTGCACTACGCGCCCGGATGGTCAGGGTATCAGGCGCTCCCCGATGCTCAATCTCATCGACCGTGAAATCGCCCTTATTCAGAAGCGCGGAACCCTGCCACCCAAGCCACAGCGTCAGCACCGCCCCGCGCAGGGGTAACTCGACTTTGCCGTCGGTGTCGTCGAGCTCAATGTCGAGCTGGTCAGCCTCAAAACCCCGGTTGTCGGTCATGGTAAGAGAAATCAACCGGTCACTAAAATTGCTGGTAATGTCCTGGCTGTTCAGCGTCAGCATAAATGCCGGTGCAAGACTGGCACCGGCGTCAATGGTCATGCCCGTAATCATGCGGTCAGCCCCCCGAGCGCGCCCTGCAGTTTATCGGTCAGATTACCGGCAGAGCCGAGAAGCTCGCTGGCCTGTTTATTCAGGTCGCCAAACATTGCCGTCAGTGATTCGTCGACCCGTTTCAGCGAAAGGGTAAAATCAATCTTTCTGGCCGCGCCGTCACTGAAAAACTCGGTATGCGTGGTCGACACCGTCTCGACGATATACATCCCGAAGATATTGCCGGTTCCCTCAATCAGCGGCCAAGCTCTGCCCTCGTCGGCCATCAGCTCGACAGCCAGCAGGGATATACGACCGCCAGTAATGGCAGGGTAAAGCGTGCCGGCAAGCTGGATCGCGTTTTCGCCCTCGCCGAGAAACTGATACGCAGGCGGTTTGCCGACCCGGTCATTAGACGCCCAGCGGTAATTCTTCGAGTGCTGCATCGACTGATAAGGCAGGGTGCGACGTTCAAACACAAACATTCCAAGAGCAAGCATCATCATCAGCCTCCTTAATCGTGCATCATGCTAGCGCGGGCTTTGGCTCGCTTGTCGCGTTCATATTTTTCTAACGCATCCTGCAATTGGTTACCCAATTGACCACCCGGCGCGCCACCACCCGGCAGGTTGATTTGGTAGGTCGGGCTGCTCTGGTCAATATAGGTACGACCGGCGGGAGCCGTGACAGGCTGATAAGCCTGATACCCACCAAGCGAGCTGGTTGTCGGAATATACCCTCCACCCTGACCAACCGGCGGCGTTTTTGCCGTTTCCGTATCAATACTGCTCGATTCCTTTTTAACAAGGCCGAGCTTTTCGAGAATTACATCGAGACCACCACGCAGCTTATTGAAAATATTCAGAGGCAACATCAGCGCATCGGCCAGTGCCTGACCAAATATGACACCGACATTTTTGCAGCTATCAAGCGTCTCCTGCGTGGCCTTGACCGGTGCAATCAGGTCTTTAAACCATTGCCAGACGCCGCGCAGTTTCTCACCGAGTCCGTCAAAAATGGGTGCCAGTGGAGCGAACATTTCCCCGACTGGTGCAAAGGCGCTCATGATGCCCTCAATCACCCCCGAGAAAAACGCGCTGATGGGCTCCCAATATTTGCGGATGAGAAGTGCCCCGGCCACAATCGCCGCACCGACGGCCACAATCGGCCAGGTAATCGCACCGAGCGCGGTCACAATGGCGCTACCAGCGACAGTAAAGACCGTACCCAACACGCCAGCAGCGGCGATAATGGCGTTAATCCCCATGACAACCGGCCACGCAACGAGACCAATGCCGCCGATGATACCAATCAGCGCCAGCGCGCCACCGGCAATGATGCCGATAGTTTCTGCCAACTCCTTGTTATCTTTGATCCAGTTGTCGAGTTTTAAAACATACTGCGTGGCGGTTTGGGTAAGTTTGCGCAATGAACTATCTTGCTGGTCATAGAGGTCAGTGCCGACCGCCTCATACGCTGACTGGAACTCCTTGAAGTCGCCGCCGAGGTTATCCTGCATAACCTTAACCAGTTCCTCGGTTTTACCGTCCGAGGCTTTTATCGTCGCGGTGAGTTTATCTAGTTTTCCGCTGGCCGCCGCCGCCATCAGCACACTTGCGGATTTCATAGCCTCCTCGCCGAATATGGTTTTCACATATTCAGCTTTCTGACCAGTGCCGAGCTTGTTGCGCTCAAAACTGGCCTGCATTTCTTTCAGGATGGTAAATAATGGGCGCGTATTGCCTTTTCTGTCCGAGGTTTTAACCCCCAACTCTTTGAGGGCATCATATGCTTTGCCTGTTGGTGCCTGTAGTCTCGTTATAACAGCCGCGCCGCCCGTCCCAGCCATTGACCCCCTAATGTTATTATCGTGAAGTGTGCCGGTTATCGCCGCCGCTTGTTCAAGACTCACCCCGGCATTTTTCGCAACAGGGGCAAGGTAGCTTAATGAGTCGCTTAGCCCCTGAAAATCAGCGGTGGTTTTGTTCATCGTTGTTGAAAGAACATCACCGATATGTGCGGCCGCGTCATTAGAAAGCTGAAAGGCGGCTTTTGTCCCCATCAATAGTTGCGCGTTTTCCTCCATTGTTTTTCTGTTCGCAAGTGACAGGTTGAGAGTCACAGGCGTCATGGCCGCAATAGCTTCAGCATCACCACCACCTTTTGCGATAATAATTTGCGCGCTGGCAGCGTCATCGGCAGAGGCGGCAGTATTGTCGCCGAGCTGGCGCGCCTGTTTGCGTAGCGCCTGCATTTCTGGCGACTGCTTATCGACCCCGAGCACGGCCTGCAGCTCGGAATTTTTCTGCGCAAAGTCATAACCGGGCATCAGTAATTTAACCCCAGCCATCGTTCCCGCTGTCGCGATACCGACCCCGGCAGCACCTGCAGCGGCCATGTTACCGGCAAGCTCCTTGCCTGATTTATATCGCTCTTTCACCCGGCCTAATTTCGCCTGCTGCGCACTGACGCGCGCCAGTGCCTCACGCTGGCGGTTAAGCTGCGCCGTCGTTTCGCTGATGGAGGTTTTGAGCCGACGCTCATCAGCAGACAGGGTGCGGGTATTAATACCGGCCTGCATCAGCTCGGAGCGCTGACGCTGTACCGACGTTCTCAGGCTGTTGTATTTCGTCTGCAGCTCAGAGGCGGCACGCTTTGCAGCGTCGAGTGCCTGCGCCTGCGCCCGGGTCGGACTGGTGGTGTTTTTAAACTGCACGGCCAGTTCACCGGCTTCGCGTTTCGCTTTCTCAAGCGACTGACTTGTCACGGCCAGTTGAGCGCTTGCCTTGCGAAAGCCGTCGATTTTCGATGCCTGACCGTTCAGGTCACGCAGCCCTTTTTGTGTGTCGCGAATATCACCCGAGAGGGTTTTACTCGCGGCCTGGATGGATTTAAGCGGTCGGGTCGCCTGGTCGACCGCTTTCAGCAATACCTCAAGCCTCAGGTTATTACTCATTGTGGTTTCCGCTACGCTGTAGCGCCTTTTCGCGCCATGTGATGAGCTCGGTCAGGCTCAGGGAATAGAGCTCTGATGGCGACCAGTGGAATATCACTGCAATATCCGCCATCAGGTCATCGGTCGACAGGTCAGGCGGGAAATCTATTCCGCCGAAGCCGGTGACAAAAAACCAATCACCTTAGCGGCCAGCGACAGCATATCGGGCAGGTTCATCGCGGTTAGCTCCTGCGTGGTGAGCGCGGGATAGGTCATGCGGGGCAGCACTTTAATCAGCGCATCGACCTCGGACTGCGCCACCGCCGCCAGACTGACGCCGCGCAGGGTACCGGCGTTCGGCTCAATCAGGGTGACTTTATCAATCGTCTGACCGGCGCGCTTAATCGGCTTGTCGAGGGTCACGATGTTCGGGTTTACGGTATCAATTTCATTGCCATCCGTATCAACAAATTCAGCGGTTTTACGTGGTGCTTTAGCCATGATTTTTTCTCTGCTCTGAAAGGGGATTAATAACCGGCCAGCCATTCTGACCGGTCAGGGAATTACAGCCCGATTGCGCGGCGGTGCTGTTCCAGACGGTCGACGCCGTTCACCTTCTCGACCATGTTGACGGTGTCGATTTCGATGACGTCGCTACCATCAATCGTCAGGCGGTAATAGGTGCAAACGGTCGACAGTTTGGTCGAGGTGTTTTCACCCTGCTTATTTTCGCCGCCGTCGATTTCTTTATGACGGCCACGCATGACGACCTCGACCGCGATGATTTCGCCGGTGTCGTCGCGCTGGTAGGATCCAGCAAAACGCAGCGGCACAGCGTCAGCACCCGGCGCGGCGTACTGCGCCCACAGAGCCACATCAGGCAGGCCACCGACAGACCACTCGACGGTGAGCGCATCATCGTCGAGACCGAGGTCAATCGCCGCCGCCCCATTCATACCGCCGCCGCGATAGTTTTCGAGCTTGCGGGTCAGCTTCGGCAGCGTCACGGATTCAACAACGCCCATGTAGCTCAGACCGTCGTTGAACATATTCAGATATTTGAGTTTGCGGGGTAGTGCCATGTTATTTCAGGCTCCTTAGCTGTTGACCGATTCGGCCAGATTCACCAGATATTTATCGGTGATACGCTGGCGCAGGGTCAGGCTTTCCAGTGGTGGAACCGGCGTATAGTCGTAGTCGATATACAGTTTCCCGGCCTTGAGGGTTTCCTTATCGTTCGATTCCTCGTCGAACCAGCATTCACCGTCCACGATGTAGCCATTTGATTTCAGCTCGCGGAATTTGGCATTAATGCCGTCGACAATGTCACGGATGAGCGATGCGGTAATGGGCTTATCGACCGCCCACATGTGAGCCTCGGCCATCGTGTCGGCCAGCACCTGCGCGGAGCGGGTGTAGTTCTCAAACAGGAAAAGTGGGTCATCAGAACAGGTGCGGTTACCCCAAAAGCGGAAACCATCTTTACGCACCAGCGTCGTGACCCCGGCCTCGTTGAGCAGGTCAGCATCGGTGCCGGATGCCTGCAAATCCCAAAAGACTGACGCACTGATGCCGGTGACACCCTGCACGCCGACGTTAGACAGGGTTTTATGCCAGCCGACAGTCTGGTCGATGTAGGCGCGCAGGCCGAGTGCGCGCGCGGTGGCGTAGGCTGTTGCGGTGGCGTTCGTGGTGGTGTCCCATGCGAGGAAGTCAGGCCAGATGACCATCAGCTCGCGCTGACTGAAATTCTCGCGATAGGCCATCGCCTCGGAAATGGTTTTACAACCCCATGCGCTGATATAGCCAAAGGCGCGCAGGCTGATACAGACCGAAGCAAGTGCGACTGCGACCTCTTTGGTATCGAGACCCGGCACGCCGAGAATGCGCGGCTTAACGCCGGTGACCGCTTCGGCAGTCAATAGCGCCTTAATGCCGGTGTATTTACCGTTCTCATCCGTGCCGCCGATGATGTTAGAAATGGTCTGCGCCTGAGCTGCATCCGGGTCATCGTCGACACCTTCGGCAACGCGCACAACAACGGTGACGGGTTTTGACTGGTCGGCGATAGCCTGCAGGGAGGCAGACAACGTGCCTTTTTTACCGGCTTTCGCAATGGCGCTCTGCACATTGGTAATCAGTACCGGCTCGTTGAGGGGGAATGTCTCGGCATCCGCATCGCTGGCCGTGCAGACCATGCCGACGATTGCGGTTGCAACAGTGGAAATGACGCGGGTGCCGTCGTTAATCTCAAGCACCTGCACGCCGTGGTGAAAATCACTCATCCGGTTAACTCCGTGGTTAGTGGGCGAGTGTTATTGTCCTGACTGGTCTGGTGAGGGGCTATTTATCGGCGATGGATAGCCGATGGCACATAAACAATTCATAAAAAAGACGGGCATCAGCCCGCCATTCTTTCAAAGGTTGGTTTGGGAGATGCGAGCGGATACGTTGGTAGGCTGCTAAAAATACAGGTATTCACTGCCAGCGGGACAGTGACAAAAACGCCAGGCGCAAAAAAATGGCGAATTAAATGTCTCGGTGGGGGGGGCGGCAGTTCAGCTGCACCGGCAACGGGTAGTAACGAGGTTTCCGTGAGTAACGGGGGCGGCGCAGGGGCATATGCTGAGGGCATTTATGACGTATCGTCAATAACAACGGCGTCAGTCGTCATCGGTTCAGGCGGTGCAGGAGGAACGGCGGATTCAATATACGGCGCTGACGGCGGAGCTAGCTCAGTTGGTTCGTTTATTTCATCGCCCGGCGGGAAAGTTGGATTACCCGCCGGCCCGGCAAACCCACCATTTCAGCCCGTGGCCAATACTAACAGCGATGGCCCGACTGGGTGGAATATTGTCGGCTCATCTGGAGCAGGGGCAGAACCAGCCGTAGCTGTTACATATAGCTATGCCGCTGGCTCGCGTGGTTCAAATAGTATATTTGGGGTAGGCGGATCGATTCCTGCAATTAATGACCCGGCAAATCCCGGTGGGGGCTATGGTTCTGGAGCATCCGGCTGTTCGAATGGCTCATCCCAACCAGCTAAATCAGGCGCAGCGGGACGCCCGGGAATCGTAATCATTGAGGAGCTGGCATAATGAGTAATTATGCGCTAGTTAAAAATGGCGTCGTTGAAAATGTTGTTGTATGGGATGGCACTGGAGACATTTTCGATGATTATATTACTGTGAATATTGACGACATATCGGCTGGTATCGACTGGACATATGACGGAGAGGCATTTGCCCCTCCGCCAGAAATTACTCCGCAGGAGGCGTAGGCCATTCAATATCTGGCGCACCGGAAGTATCGACCAGCTCCAGTGCGTCCAGATAATCCAGCCACAAATTATATTGCACCAGTTCCTCACCTTTCAGGCGACCAATCGCCGCTTTACCAGGCCATTGCTTACTGTTTATGTATTCGTTGACCTGATTAATCAATTGCTGCTTTTTCAGTTCGGCTGCGGCAATTTGTTCCTCATGAGTTGGCGGTGGAATATCAATCCATGCAGGCATTCCGTCGATGACACCTCTGTATTTTCCTTCTGGTGCTTCCTTCATAAATTCGGCAGCAACAGTGTCGTCAATTTCGATTCCATCATCGGGCCATTCGCCGGATTCCTGATAAGCGATTTTAAGCTCCACAGGGAAAAACGCATTTTTATCGGCACTGAAAATATATTTCTGCATTTCTACCGTCCTATCGAAATATAACTGAATCTGTATTGCTGTGAGATATCACTGGTTGCCACACGCCACGCTGAATTACTGATATGTTCAAAATTTACAGACAAAACCTGCGGGGCAGGAATCGACGGGTCTGACTGAACGGCATCAGACATAACACTGACTGAAACCATCGGCTGATTAGGGAATGGTATAGGGAAGTGTCCACTGATAAAGCGGGTCGTGTTTCCTGCAAAAGTGCCAAACTGAACAATATATCCACCTGGTAGCCTGAACCATCCCGAACCAGAAGCGAATGCTCCCATATCCGGTATCTGATTATCTCCTGTGCCCACATCCCTTTTCGCCGCTTCTCCCAAACCAAGGTATTTGAGAATAGCGGCGACATCTTTCCCTGACAGGTCTGTTAGCGTCTTATCCAGCGGCTGCTTATTCGCCAGTTCCCCGGATACAAGGGCGGCAATAACCGCCTGCACAAACCCCGCTGTAGCAACTTGTGTATCATTTGCTACGACCGGCGGCGTGGGTGCTTTTGGCTTGCCGGTAAATGTCGGGCTGTCCTTTGTCGCATATTGTGAATGCGGGTCAGCCGCCGCAAGGTGTTTAGATATCAAGTCATCGACATACAGTTTCAGCTCAATTGCCTTGTCATCGGCATATTTTCGGGTTGCCAGCACAACCGACTGGTCAATTTTCAGAGTAATAGACGACGTGCTTGACACAATCAGAATCATGCGAATGGTCTGCGTGCGTCCGCTTCCCTCCTGCAGTTGCGGCTTGTAGGTCTCAGGGCAGTTCGCCACGGCAATAAGAATGCCGTCGTCATCGTAGAGACCAATCTCGCGAATCCAGAAACCACCCTCATTCTCGGGAATAATCTGTTCCGCAATAATCTGGCTGGTATTGGCCGGGTCAACGGTCAGCAGGTTCAGCGGTGCGATGCGTTTCTGGTTAATGAGCTTCGTCTGCGCCGGGTCAGGGGTCGGCAACGTACCATTCGCATCACCGACGGCCATCTGCGTCAGGTTGAGTTTGGTACCGAGTGCCGCCGCGTTCGCCAGCCGCGCCGCGCCCTGATTGGTCAGAATGGCAAAATATTTTGCGGTCATGCGTTCACTCTCAGATTATCAATCAAATGGATGGCCGAGGCCGGGTAATATTCACCGCCGACGACAATCTCCTCGGGGGTGTAGGGGTAAACAGTCAGCGCGTCGCCGTGATAGCATCCCGCGCCGACATACAGTTCGCCGGTCGAGCTCAGACTGATAGCCAGCCCGGTCAGGTGGCGACTTGCCGGTTTGGCGTCTTCAATCAGTCGCTCAAGCTCCTGATACATTTCGTCAGTGATGCCGCTGTCGAGGACGCCAACAACGAGGCGGAATGTGCCTGGCTCCTCGTCGAGTTGCCACCACTCGCGCACCTCAATCAGAAAGCCGAGCGGCTCGACGACCCGACGCAATGCGCTGATGGTACCTTTGTGCTGATGGACGAAAAACGAGGACGCGCAGACGCTGCGCTTTGTCGCCTCCGGCCATTTCTCATCCCACCTGTCGACCGACAGCGCCCACGCCAGATACGGCAGCAGCTTTACCGGGCAGGTGCGCCAGTTCCACAGGGTGCGCAGCGGTACCGGCACGCGCTGAATCTCAGAGAGTGCAGCAGCGGCGGCAACTTCCAGCGGCGACGAGCCAACGGGTAACAGCCTGTCACTCATCCGAGCCCCCGATAGTTATCTGGTACTCGGTGCAGTTCGACGCCTGCGACTTACTCAGCACAATATCGGTCTGAGGTGATGCCAGCTCGACACGCTGCACCCCCTCAACATGCAGCGCCGCGTAAATGGCCGACAGACGGATATCACGCCCGAGGCGGTGCTGCGCGCTGATGTAGCTCTGCAGCTTCTGCTCTGATGCCAGCCTGATGGGTTCAGATTCGGGGCCGGGGTAAACGTAGAGCGTCGCGTCAATCTGGTACGGCACAATCTCGGCTGACTGGACGGTAACCCGGTCGGCCACCGGGCGCACATCTTCGGCATTCAGCGCTTTATCAACAATCGCCAGTAGTTCAGGACTAGCAGTGCCGTCACCCTCGCGCGATAGCACGGTAATCGTCACGCAGGCTGGCGACGGACTTGCGACCGAGACGTCAGCGACCCGCCCGTCGGCGCTGCGACCGTGATACTCATATGCCCCGACCGGACCCGCCACGCTCAATCCCTCAAACGCCTGTTGCGTGCGCAGTCGCAGGTCAGTATCGGATTCCATAACGGCAGGTGTCGGCGGAATGGTGGTGTCATCCGCCGGGGCGATGGTCAGGCGTTCGGTATTGTTGTTCCCTGCCACGACGTCGAGGTCGTTACCGGCGGAATAGGCCAGCGTCACCGCCTGCGCGGCTTCATTCACCCGCTGACGCCAAATAACTTCACGGTAGGCGTTTTCCTGCAGCAGCTTAACAATCGGCTCTGACTCAAGCGCGAGCGTCCGGGCAATGGACTCCTGCTGGTCTTCGGGATAGAGCGAAATCAGCGTCGCAATGCGTTCCGCAAGGATGGTTTCATAGTCCAGTTCCTCAACCACGTCGGGAACGGGTAACTGACTCAGGTCAACGGTTGCCATAGTGATTTAACTCAGTGAAACAGTGGTTGAAACTGACGCACCGGTATCGGTACGCATCCCGGTAATATCGACATACATTTCGCCAGCGTC contains the following coding sequences:
- a CDS encoding phage tail sheath protein, yielding MSDFHHGVQVLEINDGTRVISTVATAIVGMVCTASDADAETFPLNEPVLITNVQSAIAKAGKKGTLSASLQAIADQSKPVTVVVRVAEGVDDDPDAAQAQTISNIIGGTDENGKYTGIKALLTAEAVTGVKPRILGVPGLDTKEVAVALASVCISLRAFGYISAWGCKTISEAMAYRENFSQRELMVIWPDFLAWDTTTNATATAYATARALGLRAYIDQTVGWHKTLSNVGVQGVTGISASVFWDLQASGTDADLLNEAGVTTLVRKDGFRFWGNRTCSDDPLFLFENYTRSAQVLADTMAEAHMWAVDKPITASLIRDIVDGINAKFRELKSNGYIVDGECWFDEESNDKETLKAGKLYIDYDYTPVPPLESLTLRQRITDKYLVNLAESVNS
- a CDS encoding phage late control D family protein encodes the protein MITGMTIDAGASLAPAFMLTLNSQDITSNFSDRLISLTMTDNRGFEADQLDIELDDTDGKVELPLRGAVLTLWLGWQGSALLNKGDFTVDEIEHRGAPDTLTIRARSADFRGTLNSRREESWHDTTLGELVSTIAKRNKLTASVADSLKKIPVPHIDQSQESDAVFLTRLADRNGAAVSVKAGKLLFLKAGSAMTASGKPVPQMTLTRSDGDRHQFAIADRGAYTGVTAKWLHTKDPKPQKQKVTLKRKPKEKHLRALEHPKAKPVSKKTKAKKEPEAREGEYMAGEADNVLALTTVYASKAQAMRAAQAKWDKLQRGVAEFSITLALGRADLFPEVPVRVSGFKRVIDEQSWLISKVTHNLNNSGFTTGLELEVKLSDVEYSSEESEN
- a CDS encoding phage tail protein I produces the protein MSDRLLPVGSSPLEVAAAAALSEIQRVPVPLRTLWNWRTCPVKLLPYLAWALSVDRWDEKWPEATKRSVCASSFFVHQHKGTISALRRVVEPLGFLIEVREWWQLDEEPGTFRLVVGVLDSGITDEMYQELERLIEDAKPASRHLTGLAISLSSTGELYVGAGCYHGDALTVYPYTPEEIVVGGEYYPASAIHLIDNLRVNA
- a CDS encoding phage tail assembly protein, with translation MAKAPRKTAEFVDTDGNEIDTVNPNIVTLDKPIKRAGQTIDKVTLIEPNAGTLRGVSLAAVAQSEVDALIKVLPRMTYPALTTQELTAMNLPDMLSLAAKVIGFLSPASAE
- a CDS encoding tail fiber assembly protein translates to MQKYIFSADKNAFFPVELKIAYQESGEWPDDGIEIDDTVAAEFMKEAPEGKYRGVIDGMPAWIDIPPPTHEEQIAAAELKKQQLINQVNEYINSKQWPGKAAIGRLKGEELVQYNLWLDYLDALELVDTSGAPDIEWPTPPAE
- the rplS gene encoding 50S ribosomal protein L19, with the protein product MSNIIKQLEQEQMKQDVPSFRPGDTVEVKVWVVEGSKKRLQAFEGVVIAIRNRGLHSAFTVRKISNGEGVERVFQTHSPVVDSIAVKRRGAVRKAKLYYLRERTGKSARIKERLN
- a CDS encoding phage tail protein; translated protein: MMLALGMFVFERRTLPYQSMQHSKNYRWASNDRVGKPPAYQFLGEGENAIQLAGTLYPAITGGRISLLAVELMADEGRAWPLIEGTGNIFGMYIVETVSTTHTEFFSDGAARKIDFTLSLKRVDESLTAMFGDLNKQASELLGSAGNLTDKLQGALGGLTA
- a CDS encoding GpE family phage tail protein; the encoded protein is MADIAVIFHWSPSELYSLSLTELITWREKALQRSGNHNE
- a CDS encoding phage tail protein; translated protein: MTAKYFAILTNQGAARLANAAALGTKLNLTQMAVGDANGTLPTPDPAQTKLINQKRIAPLNLLTVDPANTSQIIAEQIIPENEGGFWIREIGLYDDDGILIAVANCPETYKPQLQEGSGRTQTIRMILIVSSTSSITLKIDQSVVLATRKYADDKAIELKLYVDDLISKHLAAADPHSQYATKDSPTFTGKPKAPTPPVVANDTQVATAGFVQAVIAALVSGELANKQPLDKTLTDLSGKDVAAILKYLGLGEAAKRDVGTGDNQIPDMGAFASGSGWFRLPGGYIVQFGTFAGNTTRFISGHFPIPFPNQPMVSVSVMSDAVQSDPSIPAPQVLSVNFEHISNSAWRVATSDISQQYRFSYISIGR
- a CDS encoding phage major tail tube protein, whose translation is MALPRKLKYLNMFNDGLSYMGVVESVTLPKLTRKLENYRGGGMNGAAAIDLGLDDDALTVEWSVGGLPDVALWAQYAAPGADAVPLRFAGSYQRDDTGEIIAVEVVMRGRHKEIDGGENKQGENTSTKLSTVCTYYRLTIDGSDVIEIDTVNMVEKVNGVDRLEQHRRAIGL
- a CDS encoding DNA-binding transcriptional regulator, with amino-acid sequence MMHCPLCQNAAHARTSRYLSTETKERYHQCQNINCGCTFITFETLSRFIVKPGAVDPAPPHPVRNQQQQLWL
- a CDS encoding baseplate assembly protein, which produces MATVDLSQLPVPDVVEELDYETILAERIATLISLYPEDQQESIARTLALESEPIVKLLQENAYREVIWRQRVNEAAQAVTLAYSAGNDLDVVAGNNNTERLTIAPADDTTIPPTPAVMESDTDLRLRTQQAFEGLSVAGPVGAYEYHGRSADGRVADVSVASPSPACVTITVLSREGDGTASPELLAIVDKALNAEDVRPVADRVTVQSAEIVPYQIDATLYVYPGPESEPIRLASEQKLQSYISAQHRLGRDIRLSAIYAALHVEGVQRVELASPQTDIVLSKSQASNCTEYQITIGGSDE
- a CDS encoding phage tail tape measure protein, producing the protein MSNNLRLEVLLKAVDQATRPLKSIQAASKTLSGDIRDTQKGLRDLNGQASKIDGFRKASAQLAVTSQSLEKAKREAGELAVQFKNTTSPTRAQAQALDAAKRAASELQTKYNSLRTSVQRQRSELMQAGINTRTLSADERRLKTSISETTAQLNRQREALARVSAQQAKLGRVKERYKSGKELAGNMAAAGAAGVGIATAGTMAGVKLLMPGYDFAQKNSELQAVLGVDKQSPEMQALRKQARQLGDNTAASADDAASAQIIIAKGGGDAEAIAAMTPVTLNLSLANRKTMEENAQLLMGTKAAFQLSNDAAAHIGDVLSTTMNKTTADFQGLSDSLSYLAPVAKNAGVSLEQAAAITGTLHDNNIRGSMAGTGGAAVITRLQAPTGKAYDALKELGVKTSDRKGNTRPLFTILKEMQASFERNKLGTGQKAEYVKTIFGEEAMKSASVLMAAAASGKLDKLTATIKASDGKTEELVKVMQDNLGGDFKEFQSAYEAVGTDLYDQQDSSLRKLTQTATQYVLKLDNWIKDNKELAETIGIIAGGALALIGIIGGIGLVAWPVVMGINAIIAAAGVLGTVFTVAGSAIVTALGAITWPIVAVGAAIVAGALLIRKYWEPISAFFSGVIEGIMSAFAPVGEMFAPLAPIFDGLGEKLRGVWQWFKDLIAPVKATQETLDSCKNVGVIFGQALADALMLPLNIFNKLRGGLDVILEKLGLVKKESSSIDTETAKTPPVGQGGGYIPTTSSLGGYQAYQPVTAPAGRTYIDQSSPTYQINLPGGGAPGGQLGNQLQDALEKYERDKRAKARASMMHD